In Flavivirga abyssicola, the following are encoded in one genomic region:
- a CDS encoding T9SS type A sorting domain-containing protein, whose amino-acid sequence MNIKLTKKYVFFLLAICFAYSIKAQQRVDNNSYRIIRSNLGAGGTSKTISTSKGQYIVSQSIGQSSVIGTYSNNGYYLRQGYQQPPSKIKVVKQSDTNNLFATVHPNPFAQAVTISFTESTTKTISVLVYDISGKLIYSRDFPPSKDIDLDLKHISNGSYLLKAISNGKLFNAKLIKI is encoded by the coding sequence ATGAATATAAAACTAACCAAGAAGTATGTCTTTTTCCTGTTAGCAATTTGTTTTGCATATTCAATAAAAGCACAGCAAAGAGTAGATAACAATTCATATAGAATCATAAGATCCAATTTAGGAGCAGGAGGCACATCAAAAACAATATCTACCTCAAAAGGGCAATACATAGTGAGTCAGAGTATAGGACAATCTAGCGTCATTGGTACGTATTCTAATAATGGGTATTATTTAAGACAAGGTTATCAACAACCGCCCAGTAAAATAAAAGTTGTAAAACAATCTGACACTAATAATTTATTTGCAACAGTACATCCAAATCCTTTTGCACAAGCAGTTACTATATCTTTTACCGAAAGTACAACCAAAACGATTTCTGTTTTAGTTTATGATATAAGTGGCAAACTTATATATTCCAGAGATTTTCCGCCATCAAAAGATATTGATTTAGATCTAAAACATATTTCCAATGGGTCCTATCTTTTAAAAGCAATTTCCAATGGAAAATTGTTTAATGCAAAACTCATAAAAATATAA
- a CDS encoding autotransporter outer membrane beta-barrel domain-containing protein: MKKKLLSLLIVLISLSGYSQQLYMEYGSTISSFDYENSRGQPLDNLLSKSKSYFGMGYRHTLNAAKTLFLNAGATYNSYGAIGSESSVDNYFAWDVSYLGIKAGVDAKLFQLRNLAFFLNGSVASEFLIRGNQTINNDVFNLVGEEEFNNNILFFRAGVGMQYPISNNTAIYAGYSYGKSILINSGESEEKLKLNAHQFGIGFIINLPTCYCDF; this comes from the coding sequence ATGAAGAAAAAACTACTAAGCCTTCTTATTGTTTTAATCAGTTTATCAGGATACAGTCAGCAACTATATATGGAATATGGTTCTACAATTTCTTCTTTTGATTATGAAAACTCACGGGGTCAACCACTAGACAACCTTTTGTCAAAATCTAAATCATATTTTGGTATGGGGTACAGACATACTCTTAATGCTGCCAAAACATTATTTTTAAATGCAGGTGCTACTTATAATAGTTATGGAGCCATAGGAAGCGAATCTAGTGTAGATAACTACTTTGCCTGGGATGTTAGTTATCTGGGTATAAAAGCAGGTGTTGATGCCAAATTATTTCAATTAAGAAATCTTGCATTCTTCTTGAATGGATCTGTAGCTTCCGAGTTTTTAATACGAGGAAATCAAACCATAAATAATGATGTTTTTAATCTGGTAGGTGAAGAAGAATTTAATAATAACATTCTTTTTTTTAGGGCAGGAGTTGGTATGCAGTATCCTATTTCTAATAATACAGCAATTTATGCAGGGTATTCCTATGGGAAATCCATATTGATTAATAGTGGCGAAAGTGAAGAGAAATTAAAATTGAATGCACACCAGTTTGGTATTGGGTTTATTATTAACCTGCCAACATGTTATTGTGATTTTTAG
- a CDS encoding alkaline phosphatase PhoX, protein MKKLLKFLLLFITLTATSISVTSCDLEDGKDGADGVDGVDGADGQDGEDGADGSDVSVYLAASKSPSLLKVTSSFVNLKITPILSSEDVIPNTPNFVYGSMADGAGLINNGNETFTLINNIEADYSIARIMLNKNLRPYHGEYILNAAATAETAQCSGSLISPEEHGFGPLYLSGGEWGGASKGVFLTDPAKDAADASTGKLLNAFGQWSTENAVVIGKDAYADKTVAFIGDDHSDNSVPSGQLGMYVGDRGDLEGGKLYGLKVTTSGIDFEVDMVEGTEYDAEFVELTEREIAALDAEAKAKGVMGFSRLEDIDWRRGSASNQKEVYFAVTGRDKPDLVGKGTILGRIYKVVLNDTDPTGTCKITCVLDGDKVGGKAEGFHSPDNILVTENYAYIQEDPNGYLDTAVNGFAKLYQYNLSTGTIKTVLECDQNRAAGLGYGTISRNWEITGMIDVTDVVNNGDNTFLLITQNHGWEPADGTSFTDPKANPDLANRKEGSMLYIIKGLDR, encoded by the coding sequence ATGAAAAAATTACTCAAATTTCTTTTATTGTTTATTACTCTTACTGCAACTAGTATCTCTGTTACAAGTTGTGATCTTGAAGACGGAAAAGATGGTGCAGACGGTGTTGACGGCGTAGATGGAGCTGATGGACAGGATGGTGAAGATGGTGCAGACGGTAGTGATGTATCTGTTTATTTAGCAGCTTCGAAATCTCCAAGCTTATTAAAAGTAACTAGCAGTTTTGTAAATTTAAAAATCACACCAATTTTATCTTCAGAAGATGTCATTCCAAACACTCCTAACTTTGTTTACGGTTCTATGGCAGACGGAGCTGGATTAATTAACAATGGAAATGAGACCTTTACTTTAATTAATAATATCGAAGCAGATTATTCTATTGCTCGTATTATGTTAAACAAAAATTTAAGACCTTACCATGGAGAGTATATCTTAAATGCTGCTGCAACTGCAGAAACTGCACAATGTTCTGGATCATTAATTAGCCCCGAAGAACACGGATTTGGTCCTTTATACTTGTCTGGAGGAGAATGGGGAGGCGCATCTAAAGGTGTATTTTTAACAGACCCAGCAAAAGATGCTGCTGATGCTAGTACTGGAAAATTATTAAATGCTTTCGGACAGTGGTCTACTGAAAATGCTGTTGTTATTGGTAAGGATGCTTACGCCGATAAAACAGTTGCTTTTATTGGAGATGACCATTCTGATAACAGTGTACCTTCTGGTCAATTAGGAATGTACGTTGGTGACAGAGGTGATCTTGAAGGTGGTAAATTATATGGACTAAAAGTTACTACTTCTGGAATCGATTTTGAGGTAGACATGGTTGAAGGTACTGAATACGATGCTGAATTTGTTGAACTAACGGAAAGAGAAATTGCAGCTTTAGATGCAGAAGCAAAAGCTAAAGGTGTTATGGGCTTTTCTAGATTAGAAGATATTGATTGGAGAAGAGGTTCTGCTTCAAACCAAAAAGAAGTTTACTTTGCTGTAACTGGTAGAGACAAACCAGATTTAGTTGGAAAAGGAACTATTTTAGGTAGAATTTACAAAGTTGTATTAAACGATACCGACCCAACTGGAACTTGTAAAATTACTTGTGTATTAGATGGAGATAAAGTTGGTGGTAAAGCTGAAGGATTCCATTCTCCTGATAACATTTTAGTAACCGAGAATTATGCATATATACAAGAAGATCCAAACGGATATTTAGACACTGCTGTTAATGGTTTTGCTAAATTATATCAATATAACTTAAGTACAGGCACAATAAAAACTGTTTTAGAATGTGACCAAAACAGAGCTGCTGGTTTAGGTTATGGTACAATTAGTAGAAACTGGGAAATTACTGGTATGATAGATGTCACTGATGTTGTTAATAACGGAGATAACACATTCTTATTAATAACCCAAAATCACGGTTGGGAGCCTGCGGACGGAACTTCATTTACTGATCCAAAAGCTAATCCAGACTTGGCTAATAGAAAAGAAGGATCTATGTTATATATAATTAAAGGTTTAGATAGATAA
- a CDS encoding cytochrome-c peroxidase: MNIHLNFIFKAKAYTLSVCLLLLSISCINKEKNNTEETITKTDKLEKLYSNHLVMAYKYLDSIDITNNNGTNKKYYLNSRMHFKKSEPILSYIEKENYKSLNSPNLLRIQEEDPTDIKINQPIGYQVVEENLLSESMDTLALSRALKVTSGRLKLIENNIDLSFKDYHVLWLVRDAIVRIASTGLSNFDSPILGASLNESGYALGTLNDVFTIYQNNFKNKDLLQKWKTELINSQKTLNTDFDSLDRYEYIKNHTNKQLELLKAIQEDWSIEFPLELALKNNTTSLFSKNTFNLEYFSDYKSDTAHLNTKIDLGKQLFNDKRFSIKNDMSCATCHIKEKAFTDEKITFNKHVKRNTPTLTYSGLQKSFFLDNRSGSLEGQIVGVVTNHDEFNADLKHIIEVVKHDKNYAKAFDTLYARGATDMNIRHSIASYVRSLNEFSSKFDNNINGKENTLTEVEKRGFNIFMGKASCATCHFPPLFNGTVPPNFSESELEIIGVPETKENKKLDDDLGRYNLFKTEERKGAFKTPTIRNIELTTPYMHNGVYETLEQVMDFYNKGGGSGLGFNVPHQTLPFDNLDLSEDEIQAIIAFMRTLTDNHLGENEAL, translated from the coding sequence ATGAACATACATTTGAATTTTATATTCAAAGCTAAGGCATACACTTTAAGTGTATGTCTTTTGCTTTTAAGTATTTCTTGTATTAATAAAGAAAAAAACAATACAGAAGAAACTATTACAAAAACAGATAAACTAGAGAAACTGTATAGTAACCATCTTGTTATGGCATACAAATACTTAGATAGCATTGATATTACAAATAACAATGGTACCAACAAGAAGTATTATCTAAATTCTAGAATGCACTTTAAAAAGAGTGAACCTATACTATCATACATAGAAAAAGAAAACTACAAATCTTTAAACTCCCCAAATTTATTACGAATTCAAGAAGAAGATCCTACAGATATAAAAATAAATCAACCTATAGGATATCAAGTCGTTGAAGAGAATTTACTTTCAGAATCCATGGATACTTTAGCTTTATCCAGAGCCTTAAAAGTAACAAGTGGTAGACTTAAATTAATAGAAAATAATATTGATTTAAGTTTTAAAGATTATCATGTGTTATGGCTTGTAAGAGACGCTATAGTTAGAATTGCTTCAACTGGATTATCTAATTTTGATTCTCCAATATTAGGAGCTTCATTAAACGAATCTGGATATGCTTTGGGTACATTAAATGACGTTTTTACTATTTACCAAAACAATTTTAAAAATAAAGACCTCCTCCAAAAATGGAAAACAGAATTAATAAACTCCCAGAAAACACTAAATACAGATTTTGATAGCTTAGATAGATATGAGTATATTAAAAATCATACGAATAAACAATTAGAACTCTTAAAAGCAATTCAAGAAGATTGGAGTATAGAATTTCCGTTAGAATTAGCTTTAAAAAACAATACAACCAGTTTATTCAGCAAAAATACTTTTAACTTAGAATACTTCTCAGACTACAAAAGCGATACTGCACATTTAAACACAAAAATTGATCTGGGGAAACAACTATTTAATGATAAAAGGTTTTCTATAAAGAATGATATGTCTTGTGCTACATGCCATATTAAGGAAAAAGCCTTTACGGATGAAAAAATAACTTTTAATAAGCATGTAAAAAGAAACACACCAACTCTTACATATTCGGGTTTACAAAAATCCTTTTTTTTAGATAATAGATCAGGTAGTTTAGAAGGGCAAATAGTAGGAGTTGTTACTAATCATGACGAATTTAATGCCGATCTAAAACATATTATCGAGGTTGTAAAACATGATAAAAACTACGCAAAAGCATTCGACACTCTATATGCAAGAGGTGCAACCGATATGAATATCAGACACTCCATTGCTTCATATGTTAGATCTTTAAATGAATTTAGTTCAAAATTTGATAACAACATTAATGGAAAAGAAAATACGCTTACTGAAGTAGAAAAAAGGGGGTTTAACATATTTATGGGTAAAGCTTCATGTGCTACCTGTCATTTTCCTCCATTATTCAATGGCACTGTGCCTCCTAACTTTAGTGAATCTGAACTCGAAATTATTGGTGTTCCAGAAACAAAAGAAAACAAAAAATTAGATGATGATTTAGGTCGGTATAATCTTTTTAAAACAGAGGAACGAAAAGGCGCTTTTAAAACTCCCACCATAAGAAATATAGAACTTACAACTCCTTATATGCACAATGGTGTTTATGAAACCCTAGAACAAGTCATGGATTTTTATAACAAAGGTGGTGGCTCTGGGTTAGGTTTTAATGTACCACATCAAACATTACCATTTGATAACTTAGATCTTTCTGAAGACGAAATACAAGCAATTATAGCTTTTATGAGAACACTTACCGATAATCATTTGGGTGAAAATGAAGCTTTATAA
- a CDS encoding carboxypeptidase-like regulatory domain-containing protein, whose product MKRAISLTLRALILLLVFSFSTVTAQDKQFAKEIKGEVIDQKTKDILVFSDIVIADSNISTVTNTDGKFLLKIPETLLNGTLIISHLGYEKKEIKISTIENKLKIALTPAITELTAIEIDTYSDAKALLEATLEKKSELYNNNNTLMTAFYRETIKKRKRNASLSEAIVQIHKRPYDTYKRDAIELIKSRKKTDYTRLDTLAVKLQGGPFSNLYTDIIKYPEYIFTNENIPYYDFSFDTSTQINKNLVYVINFKQKPSVATPLYYGKLYIDAKTLALTNAVYSLNVENKKLTSEMYVRKKPGSAIVYPTQATYRVNYRTKNGKWHYAYSNISLSFKVKWKRKLFNNVYTLNSEMAITDWKIKDAVIEKPRNKMIRPTTILADATYGFADPKFWGLYNIIEPEKSIESAIKKIQKQLKKAKAKKA is encoded by the coding sequence ATGAAAAGAGCTATATCCCTAACATTAAGAGCTTTAATTTTACTTTTAGTTTTTAGCTTTTCTACTGTAACAGCACAAGACAAGCAATTTGCAAAAGAGATTAAAGGAGAAGTTATTGACCAAAAAACTAAAGATATTTTGGTTTTTTCAGACATCGTTATTGCTGATTCTAATATTAGCACTGTGACTAACACCGACGGTAAATTTCTATTAAAAATACCTGAAACCTTATTAAATGGTACTTTAATTATTTCTCATTTAGGTTATGAGAAAAAAGAAATTAAAATTTCAACTATAGAAAACAAATTAAAAATAGCACTAACTCCTGCTATTACAGAATTAACGGCTATAGAGATTGACACATACAGTGATGCCAAAGCACTTTTAGAAGCCACACTTGAGAAGAAAAGTGAGCTATATAATAACAACAATACATTAATGACGGCTTTCTATAGAGAAACTATAAAGAAGAGAAAAAGAAATGCATCTTTGTCTGAAGCTATTGTGCAAATACATAAACGTCCCTATGACACCTATAAAAGAGATGCCATAGAGCTTATTAAGTCAAGAAAAAAAACAGATTACACAAGACTTGATACTCTAGCCGTAAAATTACAAGGCGGTCCTTTTAGTAATTTGTATACTGATATCATTAAATATCCAGAATATATTTTCACTAATGAAAATATCCCTTATTATGATTTTAGTTTTGACACATCGACTCAAATAAATAAAAATTTAGTTTATGTCATTAATTTTAAACAAAAACCATCAGTTGCCACACCTCTATACTATGGTAAACTTTATATTGATGCTAAAACCTTAGCACTTACAAATGCTGTTTATAGTTTAAATGTTGAAAACAAGAAACTAACCAGTGAAATGTATGTACGCAAAAAACCTGGATCTGCTATTGTTTACCCAACGCAGGCTACTTATAGAGTGAATTACAGAACTAAAAATGGTAAATGGCATTATGCTTATAGCAATATTTCATTAAGTTTTAAAGTTAAATGGAAGCGGAAATTATTTAATAATGTTTACACGTTGAATAGTGAAATGGCTATTACCGACTGGAAGATTAAAGATGCTGTTATCGAAAAACCTAGAAACAAAATGATACGTCCAACTACCATTTTAGCCGATGCAACTTATGGTTTTGCCGACCCAAAATTCTGGGGATTGTATAACATTATAGAACCGGAAAAATCGATAGAATCTGCTATAAAGAAAATACAAAAACAATTAAAAAAAGCTAAAGCTAAAAAAGCATAA
- a CDS encoding IS4 family transposase, with protein MRKKVSVHSLLKLIGNDFLTSLALETGTNYKSKKLQGEVVFKLLLMSLLDDKKISLRLMEKTFSNNLFKLYSGIEKGQTIRHSSLSERISVINSAYFERIHAHVYELSEQYFDTEQEPYNIRQFDSTSLSLSAKLLKKGMVNGLKNKKGEHGKKQIKFTVGLTNNLPSNIRFYNEQKHLAEDLTLREAILNANIKGTEVVVFDRGLKKRTTFQEFNQLDIFFVTRINPTKSIKVIEQNRLGNSIETDTLNIFSDERVYLYHQNKSLLKKPFRLIRSHSKQTREELLFLTNIEDLNADDVTEIYKRRWDIEVFFKFIKQHLHFKHLVNQSENGIKVMMYMTMIVGILLLLYKKLNNVKSYKIAKYEFTEELNMEIIREIVVICEGDPRKSDIFDTS; from the coding sequence ATGAGAAAAAAAGTTAGTGTTCACAGTTTATTAAAACTAATAGGCAATGATTTTTTAACGTCTTTGGCCTTGGAGACGGGTACAAACTATAAATCAAAAAAGTTACAAGGCGAAGTTGTTTTCAAATTATTGCTGATGTCCCTTTTAGACGATAAAAAGATCAGTTTGCGTCTCATGGAGAAAACATTTTCCAACAACCTATTCAAGCTTTATTCTGGAATAGAAAAAGGTCAGACCATTAGGCACAGTAGCTTGTCAGAGCGTATTTCCGTTATAAACTCAGCGTATTTCGAAAGGATACATGCCCATGTTTATGAGCTTTCCGAACAATACTTTGATACAGAACAGGAGCCCTACAATATTCGCCAATTTGATTCAACAAGCCTGTCCCTTTCTGCCAAACTATTAAAAAAAGGGATGGTCAACGGGCTGAAGAACAAGAAAGGTGAGCATGGCAAGAAACAGATAAAATTCACTGTTGGCCTGACCAACAACCTGCCGAGCAATATTCGTTTTTATAACGAACAGAAGCACTTAGCAGAAGACCTGACCTTACGTGAGGCGATTCTTAATGCCAATATCAAGGGTACAGAGGTAGTCGTTTTTGATAGAGGTTTAAAGAAAAGAACAACGTTTCAAGAATTCAACCAGTTGGACATCTTCTTTGTCACAAGAATAAACCCGACAAAGAGTATAAAGGTCATTGAGCAAAATAGGTTGGGAAACAGTATTGAGACCGATACTCTAAATATCTTTAGTGATGAGAGGGTATACTTGTACCATCAGAACAAATCACTTTTAAAGAAACCCTTCAGGCTTATAAGGTCACATTCAAAGCAGACAAGGGAAGAGTTACTGTTCCTGACTAATATAGAAGATTTAAATGCGGATGATGTTACCGAGATTTATAAAAGACGTTGGGACATTGAAGTGTTCTTTAAGTTCATAAAGCAGCACTTGCATTTTAAGCATCTTGTCAACCAAAGTGAAAACGGAATCAAGGTCATGATGTATATGACCATGATTGTTGGGATACTTTTATTGCTTTACAAAAAACTAAACAATGTAAAGAGTTATAAAATAGCTAAATACGAATTTACCGAGGAACTAAATATGGAAATAATAAGAGAAATAGTAGTGATTTGCGAGGGAGATCCACGCAAATCTGATATATTTGATACCTCTTAA
- a CDS encoding DNA gyrase/topoisomerase IV subunit A yields MTEDEDPNDDLINEQEEPQETITRVTGMYKDWFLDYASYVILERAVPAIEDGFKPVQRRIMHSMKDLDDGRYNKVANIVGHTMQYHPHGDASIADAMVQIGQKDLLIDTQGNWGNILTGDRAAASRYIEARISKFGLDVVYNPKITEWQASYDGRRKEPVNLPVMFPLLLAQGGEGIAVGLSTKILPHNFIELIDASIKHLQGKRFTIVPDFPTAGIADFSNYNDGLRGGKVRVRAKISQLDKNTLVISEIPYGTTTSSLIDSILKANDKGKIRVKKIEDNTAAEVEILVHLPSGLSPDKTIDALYAFTSCESSISPLGCVIEDNKPLFIGVSEMLRRSTDNTVQLLKSELEIKLSEFEEQWHFASLERIFIENRIYRDIEEEETWEGVISAIDKGLQPHIKHLKRAVTEEDITRLTEIRIKRISKFDIDKAQQKIEALEEQIAEIKHHLANLIDYAIAYFTRLKKDYGEGRERKTEIRAFDDVDATKVVIRNTKLYVNRAEGFIGTSLRRDEYVGDCSDIDDIIVFTKAGKMMITKVGTKTFIGKDIIHVAVFKKKDKRTIYNMIYRDGKSGPSYIKRFAVTGVTRDKEYDLTNGNKGSTVLYFSANPNGEAEVITILLRQAGSIKKLKWDIDFADILIKGRVSKGNVVTKYSIKRVELKEKGVSTLKPRKIWFDDTVRRLNVDGRGDLIGEFRGEDKLLIINQSGVVKTVTPEVTMHFDDDMIVMEKWIPKKPISAIYFNGEKEIYYVKRFLIENEGREESFISEHPSSQLEIVSTDWKPVAEVVFAKERGKDRKDNLEVNLEEFISIKGINALGNQLTKDKVNQVNLLDPLPYEAPEEVHADDLEVVGETEITANTPVSNDTPSNSNDDVKLSEEDPDDEGQITLF; encoded by the coding sequence TTTAATTAACGAGCAAGAAGAACCTCAGGAAACCATTACCCGAGTAACGGGTATGTATAAAGATTGGTTTCTAGATTACGCATCTTATGTTATTTTAGAGCGTGCTGTACCAGCCATAGAAGATGGTTTTAAACCCGTGCAACGTCGTATTATGCATTCTATGAAAGATTTGGATGATGGACGTTACAACAAAGTAGCAAATATTGTTGGTCATACTATGCAATACCATCCACACGGAGATGCGAGTATTGCAGATGCCATGGTACAAATTGGTCAGAAAGATTTACTTATAGATACCCAGGGAAACTGGGGAAATATATTAACAGGAGATCGCGCGGCAGCATCACGTTATATTGAAGCCCGTATTTCTAAATTTGGATTAGATGTAGTATACAATCCAAAAATTACCGAGTGGCAAGCTAGTTATGATGGCAGACGTAAAGAGCCAGTTAACCTACCGGTTATGTTTCCCTTGCTATTGGCACAAGGGGGCGAAGGGATTGCAGTAGGACTATCAACAAAGATATTACCACATAATTTTATTGAACTTATTGATGCTTCCATTAAGCATTTACAAGGAAAACGATTTACCATAGTACCAGATTTTCCAACAGCGGGAATTGCCGATTTTTCTAATTATAATGATGGACTACGAGGAGGTAAAGTACGTGTACGTGCTAAAATTTCTCAGCTGGATAAAAATACCCTGGTCATTTCAGAAATTCCATATGGAACTACAACGTCATCCCTTATAGACTCTATTTTAAAAGCCAATGATAAAGGAAAAATAAGAGTTAAGAAGATTGAAGATAATACGGCAGCAGAAGTTGAAATTTTAGTGCATTTACCTTCAGGGTTATCACCAGATAAAACAATAGATGCACTCTATGCATTTACGAGCTGTGAATCGTCTATATCGCCTTTAGGGTGTGTAATTGAAGATAACAAACCATTATTTATTGGTGTTTCCGAAATGTTACGCCGTTCTACAGATAATACCGTTCAGCTTCTTAAAAGTGAACTTGAAATTAAATTAAGTGAGTTTGAAGAACAATGGCATTTTGCAAGTTTAGAACGTATTTTTATTGAAAACAGGATTTATCGTGATATTGAAGAGGAAGAAACCTGGGAAGGTGTTATTAGTGCTATTGATAAAGGATTACAACCACATATTAAACATTTAAAACGTGCCGTAACAGAAGAGGACATTACCAGATTAACCGAGATACGAATTAAACGTATATCAAAATTTGATATAGATAAGGCACAACAAAAAATAGAAGCTTTAGAAGAGCAAATAGCAGAAATAAAGCATCATTTAGCTAATCTTATTGATTATGCAATTGCGTATTTTACAAGATTGAAGAAAGATTACGGAGAAGGAAGAGAACGTAAAACAGAGATTCGTGCGTTTGATGATGTAGACGCGACTAAAGTGGTTATAAGGAACACAAAACTTTATGTAAATAGAGCAGAAGGCTTTATTGGAACCTCACTTAGACGTGATGAATATGTGGGTGATTGTAGTGATATAGATGATATTATAGTGTTCACGAAAGCAGGGAAGATGATGATTACCAAGGTAGGCACAAAAACCTTTATAGGTAAAGATATTATACATGTTGCTGTATTTAAGAAAAAGGACAAGCGCACTATTTATAATATGATATATCGTGATGGTAAAAGTGGACCATCATACATTAAGAGATTTGCTGTTACAGGGGTAACAAGAGATAAGGAATATGATTTAACAAATGGAAATAAAGGCTCTACAGTGCTTTATTTTTCTGCAAATCCGAATGGAGAAGCCGAAGTTATTACAATATTATTACGACAAGCGGGAAGTATTAAGAAACTAAAATGGGATATTGATTTTGCAGATATACTCATAAAAGGAAGAGTATCCAAAGGCAATGTCGTTACCAAATATTCTATAAAACGCGTTGAATTAAAAGAAAAGGGGGTTTCCACATTAAAACCTCGTAAAATATGGTTCGATGATACCGTAAGACGTTTAAATGTTGATGGTAGAGGCGACTTAATAGGAGAATTTAGAGGTGAGGATAAACTACTCATCATTAATCAATCTGGGGTCGTAAAAACGGTTACACCAGAAGTAACGATGCATTTTGATGATGATATGATAGTTATGGAAAAATGGATTCCTAAAAAGCCTATATCCGCAATTTATTTTAATGGAGAAAAAGAGATTTACTATGTAAAACGTTTTTTAATTGAAAACGAAGGACGCGAGGAATCATTTATTTCAGAGCACCCTAGTTCGCAATTAGAAATTGTATCTACAGACTGGAAACCTGTTGCAGAAGTAGTCTTTGCTAAAGAACGAGGTAAAGACAGGAAAGATAATTTAGAAGTGAATCTTGAAGAATTTATTTCCATTAAAGGGATCAATGCTTTAGGGAATCAGTTAACAAAAGATAAAGTAAATCAAGTCAATTTATTAGATCCATTACCATATGAGGCTCCGGAAGAAGTGCATGCAGATGACTTAGAGGTTGTTGGAGAAACTGAAATTACTGCAAATACACCTGTGAGTAATGATACACCTTCGAACTCAAATGATGATGTAAAACTATCTGAGGAAGATCCTGATGATGAAGGACAAATAACGTTGTTTTAA